GCCGTTCGCTGATTGCTGCGTTATCGCGAGGTGCTTGGGGATGAAAGGATTGAGAACACTGCTGGCGGCATCGCTGACGGCCGTGGGGCTGTCAATGGCGTCACTGCCCGCGTCAGCAGCACAGGCGCCCGTGCACTTTGCCGACCTGAACTGGGAAAGTGGCAGCCTGATTACCGAGGTACTGCGGTTCATCGTCGAGAAGGGCTTCGACTTGCCCACCGACACCTTGCCCGGTACCACCATTACCCTGGAAACGGCCTTGGCCAAGAACGACATTCAGGTGATTGGTGAAGAGTGGGCGGGCCGCAGCCCGGTGTGGGTCAAGGCGGAGGCTGAAGGCAAGGTGGTGGGCCTGGGCGATACGGTAAAGGGTGCCACCGAAGGCTGGTGGGTGCCGGAATACGTGGTCAAGGGTGATGCGAGCAAGAATATCAAGCCGCTGGCCCCTGACCTGAAAAGCGTAAATGACCTGGCGCGCTACAAGGACGTGTTCAAAGACCCGGAATCCCCAGGCAAAGGGCGCTTTCTCAACAGCCCCATCGGCTGGACCTCCGAAGTGGTCAACAAGCAAAAGCTCAAGGCGTACGGCCTGGACGACAGCTATGTGAACTTCCGCAGCGGCTCGGGGGCGGCGCTGGATGCCGAGATTGCGTCGTCGATCCGCCGAGGCAAGCCAGTGCTGTTCTACTACTGGTCGCCTACACCGTTGATGGGCCGCTATAAATTGATTCAGCTCGAAGAACCGCCGTTCGACGCCGAGGCCTGGAAGACCCTGACGGATGCGGACAATCCGAACCCCAAGCCGACGCGGTCTTTGGCGTCCAAGTTGAGCATTGGTGTGTCCACGCCGTTCCAGAAGGAACATCCGCAAATTGCGCAGTTCTTCCAGAAGGTCGAGTTTCCCATCGAGCCACTGAACACGGCATTGGCGACGATGAGCGAGCATCACACGCCACCCAGGGAAGTCGCCCAGGCGTTCCTCAAGCAGCATCCTGAGGTGTGGAAGGCGTGGTTGACCGACGATGTGGCCCGCAAGGTCGAGGCGAGCCTCAAGTAGCGCGCACAGCCGAATGATGGAGCCCGGATCGTTCCCACTCCCGCGTGGGAACGATCACGCGAGCCTCAACGCTAGAAGCGCGTCTGCACCGCTAACTCAAAGGTCCGCGGGGAGCCCAGATAATACGCTGGCGATACGTGGGCAAACTCGGCGTACACCTCGTTGGTCAAGTTACGGACTCGACCGGTTATCGAGGTCTGTGCATCCCACTTATAGCGCAGGGACGTGCCAAACAGGGTGTAGGCCGGTACCGTCTGGGTGTTGGCACTGTCGGCATACACCTGGTCGACGTAGCGCACATCCACACCGCCTTGCCAGTCCTCGGAAAAGTCATACGTCAGCCACAGGTTGCCTACACGCTTGGGTACGTTAGTCGGCGTATTGCCCTTGCGCGACACCACGGCACCGCTGGCGGTTTTCTCGTTGAAGTCATCGTATTGCGCATCCACCCAGGCGAAGTTGCCTTCAGCCAGCAGGCTGGGGGTTATCCGCAGCGAACTGGCCAGTTCGATACCCCTGGATGACTGGGCTCCCACCGGAATGCTGCTGGTCGGGTCCTGCGGATCGGTCACGGCGAAATCCTTTCGTTCGATCCTGTAAGCGGCAAGCGTGGCGGCGCCACGACCGTCGAGGTAATCGAACTTGCTGCCGATTTCCCACTGCTTGCCGGTCGATACGTCGAATACCTGGGTGGTGGTGCTCGGCTGTTCGGCAGCGGTGCTGTATTGCACGTAGATGTTGGCCGTTGGAATGAACTGGTAAGTCAAGCCCACGCGCCCGGTCACCGGT
Above is a genomic segment from Pseudomonas sp. R5-89-07 containing:
- a CDS encoding ABC transporter substrate-binding protein, whose translation is MKGLRTLLAASLTAVGLSMASLPASAAQAPVHFADLNWESGSLITEVLRFIVEKGFDLPTDTLPGTTITLETALAKNDIQVIGEEWAGRSPVWVKAEAEGKVVGLGDTVKGATEGWWVPEYVVKGDASKNIKPLAPDLKSVNDLARYKDVFKDPESPGKGRFLNSPIGWTSEVVNKQKLKAYGLDDSYVNFRSGSGAALDAEIASSIRRGKPVLFYYWSPTPLMGRYKLIQLEEPPFDAEAWKTLTDADNPNPKPTRSLASKLSIGVSTPFQKEHPQIAQFFQKVEFPIEPLNTALATMSEHHTPPREVAQAFLKQHPEVWKAWLTDDVARKVEASLK